In Dolichospermum flos-aquae CCAP 1403/13F, the following proteins share a genomic window:
- a CDS encoding bluetail domain-containing putative surface protein, with protein sequence MTLDIPILGDTNIESDESFLVNLTNPYGAIFTTSQSTINILNDDLNLVPIFAGTSSNDVFTGGDGNDIINGEGGDDNLNGGAGDDTLNGGPGKDVLTGGSGKDIFVYNNFTDSLFANPDRIRSFNPSEGDRIDLANVPTATFNAGNISALNLTAAVIAAYADADPTVVGAQALAVNQAVFFSFGATASTRRTYLAVNDSSPDYNSGNDLFIEVTGIVGTLPSGSLASQSYFI encoded by the coding sequence CTGACTCTAGATATCCCCATTTTGGGTGATACAAATATAGAATCTGATGAAAGTTTCTTGGTAAACCTGACTAATCCTTACGGAGCCATTTTCACCACCAGTCAAAGCACTATCAACATCTTGAATGATGATTTAAATTTAGTTCCCATATTCGCAGGTACTAGTAGTAATGATGTTTTTACAGGCGGTGATGGCAATGACATTATCAATGGGGAAGGCGGCGACGATAACCTAAATGGTGGTGCGGGCGATGACACCCTTAATGGTGGACCGGGCAAGGATGTCCTGACTGGTGGTTCGGGCAAGGATATTTTTGTCTACAACAACTTCACCGACTCACTGTTTGCTAATCCAGATCGCATTCGCAGTTTTAATCCCAGTGAAGGCGATCGCATAGACTTAGCGAATGTTCCCACCGCCACCTTCAACGCGGGCAATATCTCCGCCCTCAATTTAACGGCTGCTGTTATTGCTGCCTATGCTGATGCCGATCCAACGGTTGTTGGAGCGCAGGCATTAGCCGTTAATCAGGCCGTGTTCTTTAGCTTTGGGGCAACTGCCTCCACAAGACGAACCTATCTTGCTGTCAACGATAGCAGTCCTGACTATAATTCAGGGAACGATCTTTTCATTGAAGTAACAGGAATAGTTGGAACCTTACCCTCTGGGTCTTTGGCATCTCAGAGCTATTTTATCTAA
- a CDS encoding chorismate mutase: MSGLEGFRAEIDAVDSQIVEALAKRFEICQRVANFKKQHGIAMMQPERVEAVKQRRRELAMQYGLDGDFMVALYSVIIQETCRMEDEIIDG, translated from the coding sequence ATGAGTGGATTGGAAGGTTTTAGAGCAGAAATTGATGCTGTAGATTCTCAGATTGTTGAGGCATTAGCCAAGCGATTTGAAATTTGTCAACGGGTGGCTAACTTTAAAAAGCAACACGGAATTGCGATGATGCAACCCGAACGAGTCGAAGCTGTGAAACAGCGTCGTCGAGAATTGGCTATGCAGTATGGGTTAGATGGAGATTTTATGGTCGCATTATACAGCGTCATCATTCAAGAAACTTGCCGTATGGAAGATGAGATTATAGATGGTTAA
- a CDS encoding glucokinase, whose amino-acid sequence MTLLLAGDIGGTKTILRLVELSETLELKTLYEESFRSGDFPDLVPIVQKFLSTANSSTPEKACFAIAGPVVENTAKLTNLAWFLDTNRLTQELGILSISLINDFAAVGYGIFGLTKQDLLTLQVGKYQPAAPMAVIGAGTGLGQGFLIKQENQYQVFPSEGGHADFAPRNELEFQLLKYLVDKHNIQRVSVERVVSGLGITSIYQFLRDRKIATESPEIAQAVRTWEQEAGKAEKTIDPGAFIGSAALEKSDRLSEQTMQLFVEAYGAEAGNLALKLLPYGGLYIAGGIAPKILPLMQNGSFLTNFTQKGRMGSLLEEIPVHIILNQQVGLIGAALSASRL is encoded by the coding sequence ATGACATTGCTACTGGCCGGAGACATAGGCGGAACAAAAACTATTTTGCGTTTGGTGGAACTTTCGGAAACACTAGAGTTAAAAACTCTGTATGAGGAAAGTTTCCGCAGTGGAGATTTTCCTGATTTAGTTCCTATAGTGCAAAAGTTTTTGAGTACAGCTAATTCTAGCACACCAGAAAAGGCTTGTTTTGCGATCGCTGGACCAGTAGTAGAAAACACCGCCAAGTTGACCAATTTAGCCTGGTTTCTCGATACAAATCGGTTAACTCAAGAATTGGGTATTTTGTCAATTTCCCTAATTAATGACTTTGCGGCTGTTGGTTATGGCATTTTTGGGTTAACAAAACAGGATTTACTAACTTTACAAGTTGGTAAATATCAACCAGCAGCACCAATGGCTGTAATCGGTGCAGGAACTGGATTAGGCCAGGGATTTTTGATTAAACAGGAAAATCAATATCAAGTCTTTCCTTCCGAGGGTGGACACGCAGATTTTGCCCCCCGGAATGAGTTAGAATTTCAACTGTTGAAATATCTGGTAGATAAACATAATATTCAACGAGTTTCTGTAGAAAGAGTGGTTTCCGGGTTAGGAATTACCTCCATTTACCAATTTTTACGAGATAGGAAAATAGCCACCGAATCACCAGAAATTGCCCAAGCAGTCAGAACTTGGGAACAAGAAGCCGGAAAAGCCGAAAAAACCATTGATCCTGGGGCATTTATTGGGAGTGCGGCGCTGGAAAAAAGCGATCGCCTTTCCGAACAAACCATGCAATTATTTGTAGAAGCCTACGGTGCAGAAGCCGGCAATCTAGCCCTCAAACTCCTACCCTATGGCGGATTATACATTGCCGGTGGTATCGCTCCCAAAATCCTCCCTTTAATGCAAAATGGTAGTTTCCTCACGAATTTTACCCAAAAAGGGAGAATGGGTTCTTTACTGGAAGAAATACCCGTGCATATAATTCTTAATCAACAAGTTGGATTAATTGGTGCAGCTTTGTCTGCCTCTAGGTTATAA
- a CDS encoding ISAs1-like element ISAsp2 family transposase — MKLPPKITIVDHFKDLEDKRVERTKRHKLIDIVTIAICAVICGVDSWVLMEAYGKKKEKWLKQFLELPNGIPSHDTFARVFARIDPQQFQNCFLSWIKSINKITEGEVIAIDGKTLRHSYDKGKDKGAIHMVSAWATSNKLVLGQCKVEEKSNEITAIPELIKVLDIAGCLVTIDAMGCQKEIVKSIAEKSGEYIIALKKNQGNLYKNVGEIFKEAISKGFEGFKYSEFHTKEDKHGREEIRHYLMLSDIEERIDTDKKWVNLQSVGMVEYIRKVNGKTKVETGYYISSLTNNAKLLGESVRTHWGIENSLHWVLDVAFREDDCRIRKDNAPQNFAVIRHIAVNLLGKEKSQKLGTKSKQFCAGWDDEYLEKILECI, encoded by the coding sequence ATGAAGCTACCACCAAAAATCACAATAGTAGATCACTTTAAAGATTTAGAAGATAAAAGAGTTGAGAGAACAAAAAGGCATAAATTAATAGATATAGTAACCATTGCGATTTGTGCAGTGATCTGTGGAGTAGATAGTTGGGTATTGATGGAGGCTTATGGAAAAAAGAAAGAAAAATGGCTAAAACAATTTTTAGAACTTCCAAACGGGATTCCATCTCATGATACATTCGCCAGAGTATTTGCGAGAATAGATCCGCAACAATTTCAGAATTGTTTTTTGAGTTGGATAAAATCTATCAATAAAATTACAGAAGGAGAAGTCATAGCAATAGATGGGAAAACATTAAGGCATTCATATGATAAAGGAAAGGATAAAGGTGCGATTCACATGGTAAGTGCATGGGCAACTAGTAATAAATTAGTATTAGGACAATGTAAAGTAGAAGAAAAGTCAAATGAAATAACAGCCATACCGGAATTAATTAAAGTATTAGATATAGCCGGATGTTTAGTAACGATTGATGCGATGGGGTGTCAAAAAGAGATAGTAAAATCAATTGCAGAAAAATCAGGCGAATATATTATCGCACTCAAAAAGAATCAAGGTAATTTATATAAGAATGTAGGAGAAATCTTCAAAGAAGCTATATCTAAAGGGTTTGAGGGATTCAAATATAGTGAATTTCATACAAAAGAAGACAAACATGGAAGAGAAGAGATTCGTCATTATCTCATGTTATCAGACATAGAAGAAAGAATAGATACTGATAAGAAATGGGTAAATCTTCAAAGTGTAGGAATGGTAGAATATATACGAAAAGTTAATGGAAAAACGAAGGTTGAGACAGGCTATTATATAAGTAGTTTGACAAATAATGCGAAATTACTAGGAGAATCAGTCCGCACTCATTGGGGTATAGAGAATTCATTACACTGGGTTTTAGATGTAGCTTTTAGAGAAGATGATTGTCGGATAAGAAAGGATAATGCACCACAAAACTTTGCAGTTATTCGTCATATAGCAGTTAATCTTTTAGGAAAAGAAAAAAGCCAAAAACTAGGAACTAAAAGTAAGCAGTTTTGTGCAGGATGGGATGATGAATATTTAGAGAAGATTTTAGAATGTATCTGA
- a CDS encoding GNAT family N-acetyltransferase: MALEFCSWTYLDGRIVPTELARLPVDNHALNFGTAAFEAFRLYSTANGSKILGLDLHLNRLRLSMLSLGLSPVEPETIIKALWQAVSANNLEKGYIRLLVYPNGNCLGLDPSPFPSAALVMAWRSDSSGFLPPLTLGISHIRRPEAGSTLARGKISGFYAVEAAADRNAKKLGFDGNLMLNPDGTICEMTGANIFIVKNSVLYTPILPQSIDGVTRRLVIDFANQLSIPVKEVPLPLGDLMVADEVFVSGTYHEIRPVSAVGGQVMGGQFPGPVTQLLQERFQKMLNNPGDEMASRWLTGTVLEKSTPKSDPEKVYQIRSAQLADVPAVLAGIGSLLAELKGIPEFQLPAEATAICQRVIEGKYPGAIFIANPEGDNDSILGLITLTVQEAIHVAGQFVLIQELWVHPDHRSQNIGENLIQAVETYAHEQGISRLEVCLPTHEFPRFSNTHHFYQKSGFEDFGPRMRKLLGSSITI; encoded by the coding sequence ATGGCCTTAGAATTTTGCTCTTGGACTTACCTTGATGGACGCATCGTACCTACTGAATTAGCACGTTTGCCAGTGGATAATCATGCCCTTAATTTTGGAACTGCTGCCTTTGAAGCATTTCGGCTTTATTCCACCGCTAATGGCTCAAAGATATTAGGATTGGATCTGCATCTCAACCGATTACGATTGTCAATGTTATCTTTGGGATTGTCCCCTGTAGAACCCGAAACAATTATCAAAGCATTATGGCAAGCCGTAAGTGCGAACAATCTAGAAAAGGGATATATCCGTCTGCTAGTATATCCAAACGGTAATTGTTTGGGGTTAGATCCTTCCCCATTCCCTTCGGCTGCATTGGTTATGGCTTGGCGTTCTGACAGTTCAGGATTTTTACCACCACTGACTTTAGGCATTAGTCATATCCGTCGTCCCGAAGCCGGTTCTACCCTGGCTAGGGGTAAAATTAGTGGCTTCTATGCTGTGGAAGCTGCTGCCGATCGCAATGCCAAAAAACTGGGATTTGACGGTAATCTGATGTTAAATCCAGATGGAACTATCTGCGAAATGACGGGAGCAAATATTTTTATCGTCAAAAACTCTGTTTTGTATACTCCTATTCTACCTCAAAGTATTGATGGAGTCACAAGGCGTTTGGTGATTGATTTTGCCAATCAATTGAGTATTCCTGTAAAAGAAGTACCTCTACCTTTGGGAGACTTAATGGTGGCAGATGAAGTATTTGTGAGCGGAACTTATCACGAAATCCGTCCTGTTTCTGCGGTAGGTGGACAGGTTATGGGTGGCCAATTTCCCGGACCTGTTACCCAACTGCTGCAAGAGCGTTTCCAGAAAATGCTCAACAACCCAGGAGATGAAATGGCATCCCGTTGGTTGACAGGAACGGTCTTAGAAAAATCTACACCCAAGTCTGACCCTGAAAAAGTATACCAGATTCGTTCTGCTCAATTGGCTGACGTTCCTGCTGTCCTTGCAGGTATTGGTTCTCTGTTAGCAGAATTAAAAGGTATTCCAGAATTTCAACTTCCTGCTGAAGCCACAGCAATTTGTCAGCGTGTAATTGAAGGGAAATATCCTGGTGCTATTTTCATTGCTAATCCAGAAGGAGACAATGATTCTATCCTTGGTTTGATTACTTTAACTGTGCAAGAAGCGATTCATGTAGCAGGTCAATTTGTACTGATTCAGGAACTATGGGTTCATCCAGATCATCGCAGTCAAAATATCGGTGAAAATCTGATTCAAGCTGTGGAAACCTATGCTCATGAACAGGGAATTTCTCGTTTAGAAGTATGTTTGCCAACCCATGAATTCCCCAGATTTTCTAATACCCACCATTTTTATCAAAAGAGTGGCTTTGAAGATTTCGGTCCTAGAATGCGGAAACTCCTTGGATCAAGCATAACAATATAA
- a CDS encoding YebC/PmpR family DNA-binding transcriptional regulator gives MAGHSKWANIKRQKAVVDARRGSIFTQLSRAIIVAARNGIPDPAGNFQLRTAIDKAKAAGIPNDNIDRAVAKGAGTFSDNNILEEIRYEGYGPGGVAILIEALTDNRNRTAADLRVSFSKNGGNLGETGCVSWMFSQKGVCVVEGVIDEEQLLEASLEGNAQSYEMIAEETVEVFTAIGNLEKLSQTLQTKGFKVTDIELRWLPGNQVEVTDVDQAKSLLKLIDTLEGLDDVQNVTANFDMADGLMELMMN, from the coding sequence ATGGCAGGACATAGTAAATGGGCAAATATTAAACGTCAGAAAGCCGTAGTAGATGCCAGAAGGGGAAGTATATTTACCCAACTATCACGGGCAATAATTGTTGCGGCAAGAAATGGTATACCAGATCCAGCAGGTAATTTTCAACTCCGCACAGCCATTGATAAAGCCAAAGCTGCGGGCATTCCTAATGATAATATTGATAGGGCAGTAGCTAAAGGTGCAGGTACTTTCAGTGATAACAACATCCTCGAAGAAATTCGCTATGAAGGTTATGGTCCTGGTGGTGTCGCAATTTTAATTGAAGCCCTCACAGATAACCGAAATCGGACTGCGGCGGATTTGCGCGTCTCTTTTAGCAAAAATGGCGGAAACTTGGGAGAAACAGGTTGTGTAAGTTGGATGTTTTCCCAAAAAGGAGTTTGTGTAGTTGAGGGTGTAATTGATGAAGAACAGCTTTTAGAAGCTTCCTTAGAAGGAAATGCCCAGTCTTATGAAATGATTGCCGAGGAAACAGTTGAGGTATTTACAGCCATAGGGAATTTAGAGAAACTCAGTCAAACATTACAAACAAAAGGTTTTAAAGTCACAGATATAGAATTACGTTGGCTTCCTGGTAATCAGGTAGAAGTTACAGATGTAGATCAGGCTAAATCTCTTCTTAAATTAATTGATACACTAGAAGGGTTAGATGATGTTCAAAATGTGACAGCTAATTTTGACATGGCTGATGGTTTAATGGAATTAATGATGAATTAG
- a CDS encoding methyltransferase: MMTTDIRPDDFFKLTCASWISQALGIAAKLSIADLLAEGAKSVEELAQATESHAPSLYRILRCLSTVGVFHEVEPRHFALTPLAEYLQSDNPYSLKYLAITNIDEWRWRVFGDMYHTVKTGEPAIKSVYSVNNYWQYLEKNTEPNLIFSQSMFGIAQNCQIQLLKSYDFSKVGKVVDIAGGQGLIISAILKHNPHLQGLLFDMPETVFDAVKFLKAEGVDERCEVVGGDMFKSIPSGGDIYLMSFIMIDWDDDSIVKFLENINYAMPKNGKLLVIDPVIPVDNQYHWSKWEDLYPMCMGHGLVRTQAEFKAIFRKSGFELVNIFSPEKPLSLMELVRV; encoded by the coding sequence ATGATGACTACAGATATACGTCCTGATGATTTTTTCAAGTTAACTTGTGCATCTTGGATTAGTCAGGCTTTGGGGATTGCTGCGAAGTTGAGCATTGCTGACTTGTTGGCAGAAGGAGCAAAAAGTGTTGAAGAGTTGGCACAAGCTACTGAAAGTCATGCTCCCTCCCTCTATCGCATCCTTCGATGTCTTAGTACCGTAGGGGTTTTCCATGAGGTTGAACCACGTCATTTTGCTCTTACTCCGCTAGCTGAATATCTTCAAAGTGATAATCCTTACTCTTTAAAATATTTGGCTATAACTAATATTGATGAGTGGCGTTGGCGTGTTTTTGGAGATATGTACCATACTGTCAAAACAGGTGAGCCAGCTATCAAATCAGTTTATTCGGTTAACAATTACTGGCAGTATTTAGAAAAAAATACTGAACCTAATTTGATTTTTAGTCAATCAATGTTTGGTATTGCTCAAAACTGTCAAATCCAACTTCTTAAATCTTATGATTTTTCTAAAGTTGGCAAAGTCGTAGATATAGCAGGCGGTCAAGGTCTAATTATTTCTGCCATTCTCAAGCATAATCCCCACTTACAAGGACTCCTTTTTGATATGCCTGAGACAGTTTTTGATGCCGTTAAGTTTCTGAAAGCGGAGGGAGTAGATGAACGATGTGAAGTAGTCGGTGGAGATATGTTTAAGTCCATTCCTAGTGGGGGTGATATTTATCTTATGTCATTTATCATGATTGATTGGGATGATGATAGTATAGTCAAATTTTTGGAAAACATTAACTATGCTATGCCTAAAAATGGCAAACTGCTTGTTATCGATCCAGTAATTCCCGTTGACAATCAGTACCATTGGAGTAAATGGGAAGATTTATATCCGATGTGTATGGGACATGGACTAGTGCGTACCCAGGCAGAATTTAAGGCTATTTTCCGAAAATCAGGTTTTGAATTAGTGAATATTTTCTCTCCAGAAAAGCCCCTGAGCCTGATGGAACTGGTACGTGTTTGA
- the gntT gene encoding guanitoxin biosynthesis MATE family efflux transporter GntT, translated as MNPTLKSEYDFIPRYFQLALANVLSNIMIPVANLVSVIFLGHLEEINNFAGVILAGNLLNFLYFVLLFLRMGTTGVTAQAVGRDDREEMLLIGLRNGLVALVLGIALILLQYPLGEIGFTILNVPLEIKSSGLAYFNTQIWGAPAVLLNFVLIGWFLGREKNGLVVLLSVVGNGVKIGLDYLFIINLGWESMGAGVSSAASQYILLLVGLIFFCREFQWLEVISVAFKIWDISAIKSNLTLNGNIFISNLVLLFISLTFSYQGLQMGMLVYAQNSLLWQIISFNTYFIEGIGFGTESLVGNFKGKGDSHQLAPLVSFSVLTALIVGIFFGGICILFPDSVFRLFTNHTEIISKIDTFVPWLVLALVLSSIDFTLEGYFLGLAQGHTLRNVSLVALFIGFAPVNFAAVKFSSNHILWLSLSLFYAIRTMMFVVKLPSTFRNDLDNISATLPALEANPLLTLAFGETREQIMVEKLGVGEDVENGRI; from the coding sequence ATGAACCCGACACTCAAGAGCGAGTATGATTTCATACCTCGCTATTTCCAGTTAGCTCTAGCCAACGTCCTATCGAATATTATGATCCCGGTAGCTAATTTAGTCAGTGTCATATTTTTGGGTCATCTTGAAGAAATCAACAACTTCGCCGGAGTCATCCTCGCTGGCAACTTGCTCAACTTTCTCTACTTCGTTTTACTCTTTTTACGAATGGGGACTACTGGAGTCACAGCGCAAGCGGTTGGACGAGATGATAGGGAAGAAATGTTATTGATAGGATTGCGTAATGGTTTAGTAGCTCTGGTGCTGGGTATTGCCCTCATACTTTTACAATACCCTTTGGGAGAGATTGGGTTTACCATCCTCAATGTCCCCCTAGAAATCAAATCTTCAGGTCTTGCCTATTTCAACACCCAAATTTGGGGAGCGCCTGCGGTTTTGCTCAATTTTGTTCTGATAGGTTGGTTTCTAGGGCGAGAAAAAAATGGCTTAGTTGTGCTGTTATCAGTAGTTGGTAATGGTGTGAAAATTGGACTTGACTATCTGTTTATTATCAACTTAGGGTGGGAAAGTATGGGAGCAGGAGTTTCTTCTGCTGCCAGCCAATATATATTGTTGTTGGTAGGATTGATATTTTTTTGTAGAGAATTCCAGTGGTTGGAAGTGATATCTGTAGCGTTTAAAATATGGGACATCTCAGCTATAAAATCTAACTTAACTCTCAATGGCAACATCTTTATTAGCAATTTAGTTCTTCTGTTTATCTCCTTAACATTTAGTTATCAAGGATTACAGATGGGAATGCTAGTTTACGCACAGAATTCTTTGTTGTGGCAGATAATCAGCTTTAATACATATTTTATTGAAGGAATCGGATTCGGTACGGAAAGTTTGGTCGGAAACTTTAAAGGAAAAGGAGATTCACACCAGTTAGCACCTCTAGTTAGTTTTTCTGTCTTAACTGCTCTGATTGTAGGAATATTTTTCGGTGGAATATGTATATTATTTCCCGATAGTGTTTTTAGATTATTCACTAACCACACCGAAATCATCTCTAAGATAGATACTTTTGTTCCCTGGTTGGTACTGGCCTTGGTACTTAGTTCTATAGATTTTACACTGGAAGGATACTTCTTAGGTTTAGCACAAGGACATACCCTCCGTAATGTTAGCTTAGTCGCTCTTTTTATCGGATTTGCACCTGTGAATTTTGCTGCCGTTAAGTTTTCCAGTAACCATATCTTGTGGTTGAGTCTATCTTTGTTCTATGCAATAAGAACGATGATGTTTGTGGTAAAGTTGCCCAGTACATTTAGAAATGATCTTGATAATATTAGTGCTACTCTCCCGGCTTTAGAAGCAAATCCCCTGTTGACTTTAGCTTTTGGAGAAACTCGTGAACAAATAATGGTGGAAAAGTTGGGAGTAGGGGAAGATGTTGAAAACGGGCGCATATAG
- a CDS encoding pyridoxal phosphate-dependent aminotransferase, giving the protein MNYKLSRMEAIQSPIIPVVGELIKNSPGTISLGQGVVHYQPPDTAMELLPKFLAEPKNHLYQAVVGIPELLTALTAKLSIFNDIDINEENAIVVTAGSNMGFINAILAITSPGDEIILNTPYYFNHEMAIKMAGCHPVLVATDANYQLIPEAINAAITNKTRAVVTISPNNPTGVIYSETALKQVNEICRERGIYHISDEAYEYFTYDHVKHISPGAFTGSNQYTISLFSLSKAYGFASWRIGYMVIPQHLLIAVKKVQDTILICPPVVSQYAALGALQAKDDYLKDHIGTIAKVREIVINALQSLENLCTIAPANGAFYFFIKVHTRMNDLELVKKLIQEYKIAVIPGTTFGMEDGCYLRVAYGALPADTAKAGIERLVKGLQTIVL; this is encoded by the coding sequence ATGAATTATAAATTATCACGAATGGAAGCGATTCAATCGCCAATTATTCCGGTGGTGGGAGAATTAATAAAAAACTCTCCAGGAACAATTTCTTTAGGACAAGGTGTGGTTCACTATCAACCACCAGATACAGCAATGGAATTATTACCAAAGTTCCTTGCTGAACCTAAAAATCATCTTTATCAAGCTGTTGTCGGGATTCCTGAATTATTAACAGCTTTAACGGCAAAGTTATCAATATTTAATGATATTGATATCAATGAAGAAAATGCTATTGTGGTGACAGCAGGTAGCAATATGGGGTTTATAAATGCTATTTTAGCAATTACTTCTCCTGGTGATGAAATTATCTTGAACACTCCCTACTATTTCAATCATGAAATGGCGATTAAAATGGCAGGTTGTCATCCGGTATTAGTTGCCACAGATGCAAATTATCAATTAATTCCTGAAGCTATAAACGCAGCAATTACAAATAAAACCCGTGCAGTAGTGACGATTTCTCCAAATAATCCGACGGGTGTGATTTATTCAGAGACAGCATTAAAACAAGTTAATGAAATTTGTCGAGAAAGGGGAATTTATCATATTAGTGATGAAGCTTATGAATATTTTACTTATGATCATGTAAAACATATTTCTCCGGGGGCATTTACGGGCAGTAATCAATATACAATTTCTCTTTTTAGTTTGTCGAAAGCTTATGGTTTTGCTAGTTGGCGAATTGGTTATATGGTAATTCCTCAACATTTATTAATTGCTGTGAAAAAAGTCCAAGATACCATTTTAATTTGTCCACCTGTGGTTTCTCAATATGCAGCTTTAGGGGCTTTACAAGCAAAAGATGATTATTTAAAAGATCATATTGGGACAATTGCTAAAGTTCGAGAAATAGTAATTAACGCATTGCAATCTCTGGAAAATTTATGTACAATTGCACCCGCTAATGGTGCATTTTACTTTTTCATAAAAGTGCATACAAGAATGAACGATTTGGAATTAGTGAAAAAACTGATTCAAGAATATAAAATAGCGGTAATTCCGGGAACAACCTTTGGGATGGAAGATGGCTGTTATTTGCGGGTTGCTTATGGTGCGTTACCAGCAGATACAGCTAAAGCAGGTATAGAAAGATTAGTCAAAGGTTTGCAAACTATCGTATTATAA
- a CDS encoding histidine phosphatase family protein has product MSQIVWIARHANRLDFVYPDWFLTAERRYDPPLSDDGMIQAQQLAKRLKGERITHIFASPFLRTIQTANAIAEVLDLSIKLEMGLSEWLNPEWMTEEPEKLSTSVLVKLFPRIDTSYTSRIAAKYPETHEKVRERSAQTARCLSTEFFPHDILLVAHGASVLGAAMGFVGDIAKNEVKASLCSLVKVVRQDSEWLLELKGDTSHLTKIEELVRFV; this is encoded by the coding sequence ATGAGTCAAATAGTTTGGATAGCAAGACACGCTAACCGCCTTGATTTCGTATATCCCGATTGGTTTCTGACCGCCGAAAGACGGTATGATCCACCTTTGTCCGATGATGGTATGATTCAGGCGCAGCAGTTAGCAAAACGACTCAAAGGGGAAAGAATCACCCATATTTTTGCTTCTCCATTTTTGCGAACTATCCAAACTGCGAATGCGATCGCTGAAGTTTTGGATTTATCTATTAAACTAGAAATGGGTTTGAGTGAATGGCTTAACCCCGAATGGATGACTGAAGAACCCGAAAAACTCTCAACTTCAGTTTTAGTCAAATTATTTCCCAGAATTGATACCAGTTACACATCACGTATAGCCGCAAAATACCCGGAAACTCATGAAAAAGTGCGGGAACGTTCGGCGCAAACTGCCAGATGTCTGTCTACTGAATTCTTCCCCCATGATATCCTATTGGTGGCACATGGCGCGTCTGTCTTGGGTGCAGCAATGGGATTTGTGGGTGACATAGCCAAAAATGAAGTCAAAGCTTCTCTATGTTCTTTGGTAAAAGTTGTCCGTCAAGATTCAGAATGGTTGCTAGAACTAAAGGGAGATACATCCCATTTGACAAAAATTGAAGAATTGGTGCGATTTGTGTAA
- a CDS encoding Uma2 family endonuclease: protein MIITEVSTQLLTNTWITATWDEYIQVTENYAHQKAKGYYHNGKMRIEMPPIGNDHASDHSIIIFAVNLFATMKGIKFNSKDNCTYRKIGFQEVQPDVSYYIAEKANAIPYGTSIVNLDIYPIPDLVIEVASSSLADDQGEKRLMYEDLGVAEYWVLDVQNVQVIPFMIENGGSKRIGESQVLPGLQISLLNEALRKTRQMDHSQVCAWLLSQFQHI from the coding sequence ATGATAATCACTGAAGTGTCAACCCAATTACTAACTAACACTTGGATAACAGCAACTTGGGATGAATATATTCAAGTTACTGAAAATTATGCCCATCAAAAAGCCAAAGGCTATTATCACAATGGAAAAATGAGGATAGAAATGCCACCAATCGGAAATGATCATGCCAGCGACCATAGTATTATTATTTTTGCTGTTAATCTATTTGCGACTATGAAGGGAATTAAGTTTAATAGCAAAGATAATTGTACATACAGAAAAATAGGATTTCAAGAAGTCCAACCAGATGTTTCTTATTACATTGCTGAAAAAGCAAATGCTATTCCCTATGGAACTTCCATTGTTAATTTAGATATTTATCCCATACCAGATTTAGTAATTGAAGTTGCGAGTAGTTCCCTAGCTGATGATCAAGGGGAAAAACGCCTGATGTATGAAGATTTAGGTGTAGCCGAATATTGGGTACTCGATGTGCAGAATGTCCAGGTTATCCCTTTTATGATTGAAAATGGTGGCAGTAAAAGAATTGGTGAATCTCAAGTATTACCAGGGTTACAAATTTCTCTACTAAATGAAGCATTAAGAAAAACTCGACAAATGGATCATAGTCAAGTTTGTGCTTGGTTGTTAAGCCAATTTCAGCACATCTAA